One window of the Archangium primigenium genome contains the following:
- a CDS encoding Ig-like domain-containing protein, producing MSRSRAGALVGLCMVAWVGCVPSREPEARPSGDTGQSAAALSLATGDMAYTRYDGSATPLADGRVLVVGGQNDRWVVNSAELYDPATGVFTRTRDLNNWESRKDHAAVRLGDGQVLVVGGAPDDSALHPHGLRYDPAADVWRTTGNLRTARRKPTATLLPDGRVLVTGGTDSSGYPLASCELFDPATGTFTLTASLSDMRQGHTATLLANGKVLVTGGNISPIAELYDPTTQTWTRTGNPGALRSGHLALRLNDGRVLVAGGYNPTLSYSVMSSAELYDPLTGTWSATGGMNRERMNFPGVVLATGRVAVFGGTPNGSSPLSGIELFDGVSQQWSTAGSMLKTRSNHDAVLLNSGRVLLTGGRPLVQSNGNAELYTTESSCTPLTCAGQGMNCGTLFDGCGKSVACGTCSSTQSCLGTNVCTASTGGAAHDTTRRAPRCTEPGPLCDSMKLLNGRAGLGPEANAPNTLLGACADGTGGRYHVDGSLDRLRILTLDGTPLAAGKRVRIEATVWATSSGVDNLDLYLAPHADAPQWRHLVTLTPNASGAVTLSTTLTLPSGGTLQALRGVFRSGGTAAPCVPGTTNDHDDLVFPVAGIADPPPSVQWVAPTQDARLQGVARLQVNATDDQGVSRVEFYANTTLLGTVTGAPFEYSWNTTTLRSGPYDLTAKAYDTSGQVASAVTRVTLANDTQPPVVILDRPSDGDDVGHTGDTNITASDDQGLVRLEFYVDGQLVQSRTSAHETSTSWDFSWSTYGFASGTHTAYARALDGAGNSTQTTPVSFIIDNAPPHRALITSPQNGAYVDWEFVPVTVDVADNREIQAVVLLINGNPVTTSSTPPYAMTWETHYTTRAPGGAYQLSLRVYDGVGNETTGAPITVHIVPDTVAPSASILSPAPGATVSGTVSVQVSVQDNRRLGHQELFVDGQLAVTGPYAGDSLSWNTSTSSNGSHVLVLRAHDAAGNSTDSAPVQLTVANAPPAQGALATYDSTRKAPGCLTPGQASCDSGALLNGRGALGPESNAPNTLFSSCADNSSGTYHSDESLDRLKVITVDGTPLAAGKTVRIEATVWAYSSSSDALDLYTAPNANSPTWTFLTTLVPPGTGARTLSATYTLPSGALQAVRGVFRYGGTKSACAQASYRDHDDLFFAVQ from the coding sequence GTGAGCAGGTCGCGAGCCGGGGCGCTCGTGGGGTTGTGCATGGTGGCGTGGGTGGGCTGCGTGCCCTCGCGAGAGCCGGAGGCGCGGCCGTCCGGAGACACGGGCCAGAGCGCGGCGGCGTTGAGCCTCGCCACCGGCGACATGGCGTACACCCGCTATGACGGCTCCGCCACGCCGCTGGCCGACGGCCGGGTGCTGGTGGTGGGTGGCCAGAACGATCGCTGGGTGGTCAACAGCGCGGAGCTCTACGATCCCGCCACGGGCGTCTTCACCCGCACGCGCGACCTGAACAACTGGGAGTCGCGCAAGGATCACGCGGCGGTGCGCCTGGGCGATGGCCAGGTGCTGGTGGTGGGCGGCGCGCCGGACGACTCCGCCTTGCATCCCCACGGCCTGCGCTACGACCCGGCCGCCGATGTCTGGCGCACCACGGGCAACCTGCGGACCGCGCGGCGCAAGCCCACCGCCACGCTGCTGCCGGATGGGCGCGTGCTCGTCACGGGCGGCACGGACAGCAGCGGCTATCCCCTGGCGAGTTGTGAGTTGTTCGATCCCGCCACGGGCACGTTCACCCTCACCGCGTCCCTGAGCGACATGCGCCAGGGCCACACGGCCACGCTCCTGGCCAATGGCAAGGTGCTCGTGACGGGCGGCAACATCTCCCCGATCGCCGAGCTCTATGACCCGACCACCCAGACGTGGACCCGCACGGGCAACCCGGGGGCGCTGCGCAGCGGGCACCTGGCGCTGCGGCTCAACGACGGGCGGGTGCTCGTCGCGGGCGGGTACAACCCGACGCTCTCGTACAGCGTCATGTCCAGCGCGGAGCTCTACGATCCGCTCACGGGCACCTGGAGCGCCACCGGCGGGATGAACCGGGAGCGCATGAACTTCCCGGGCGTGGTGCTCGCCACGGGCCGGGTCGCCGTGTTCGGCGGCACCCCGAACGGCTCGTCTCCCCTGTCGGGCATCGAGCTGTTCGACGGGGTCTCCCAACAGTGGAGCACGGCGGGCTCGATGCTCAAGACCCGGAGCAACCACGACGCGGTGCTGTTGAACTCGGGCCGGGTGCTGCTCACCGGCGGCAGGCCGCTCGTGCAGAGCAACGGCAACGCCGAGCTGTACACCACGGAGTCGAGCTGCACGCCGCTCACGTGCGCGGGCCAGGGGATGAACTGCGGCACCCTGTTCGACGGCTGCGGCAAGTCCGTGGCGTGCGGCACCTGCTCGAGCACCCAGAGCTGCCTGGGCACCAACGTGTGCACGGCCTCCACGGGCGGCGCGGCCCATGACACCACCCGCCGGGCCCCCCGCTGCACCGAGCCCGGCCCGCTGTGTGACTCGATGAAGCTGCTCAATGGCCGGGCCGGTCTGGGTCCCGAGGCCAACGCCCCCAACACGCTCCTGGGCGCATGCGCGGACGGCACCGGAGGCCGCTACCACGTGGATGGCTCGTTGGATCGCCTGCGGATCCTCACGCTGGACGGCACGCCCCTGGCCGCGGGCAAGCGGGTGCGCATCGAGGCCACCGTGTGGGCCACCTCTTCCGGGGTGGACAACCTCGACCTCTACCTCGCGCCCCACGCCGATGCGCCCCAGTGGCGGCACCTCGTCACGCTCACGCCGAACGCCTCGGGGGCCGTCACGCTCTCCACGACCCTCACCCTCCCCTCGGGAGGCACGCTCCAGGCCCTGCGGGGGGTGTTCCGCTCGGGCGGCACGGCGGCCCCGTGTGTTCCCGGCACCACGAACGACCACGATGACCTCGTCTTCCCCGTGGCCGGCATCGCGGACCCGCCGCCGAGCGTCCAGTGGGTCGCACCGACGCAGGACGCCCGTCTCCAGGGCGTGGCGCGGCTGCAGGTGAACGCCACGGACGACCAGGGCGTGAGCCGGGTGGAGTTCTACGCGAACACGACGCTGCTGGGCACGGTGACGGGCGCGCCGTTCGAGTACTCCTGGAACACCACGACCCTGCGCAGCGGCCCGTATGACCTGACGGCCAAGGCGTACGACACGTCCGGTCAGGTGGCGAGCGCCGTGACGCGGGTCACCCTCGCCAACGACACGCAGCCCCCGGTGGTGATCCTGGATCGCCCCAGCGACGGGGACGACGTGGGCCACACGGGTGACACAAACATCACGGCCTCGGACGATCAGGGCCTGGTGCGGTTGGAGTTCTACGTGGATGGCCAGCTCGTCCAATCCAGGACCAGCGCCCACGAGACGAGCACGTCCTGGGACTTCTCCTGGAGCACCTACGGCTTCGCCTCGGGCACCCATACCGCGTACGCCCGGGCGTTGGACGGCGCGGGCAACAGCACCCAGACGACGCCCGTGTCCTTCATCATCGACAACGCACCGCCCCACCGGGCCCTCATCACCTCGCCCCAGAACGGGGCTTACGTGGACTGGGAGTTCGTGCCGGTGACGGTGGACGTGGCGGACAACCGGGAGATCCAGGCGGTGGTGCTGCTCATCAATGGCAACCCCGTCACCACGTCCTCCACGCCGCCCTACGCCATGACCTGGGAGACCCACTACACCACCCGCGCCCCGGGCGGCGCGTACCAGCTGAGCCTCCGGGTCTATGACGGCGTGGGCAACGAGACCACGGGCGCCCCCATCACGGTCCACATCGTCCCGGACACGGTCGCGCCCTCGGCCAGCATCCTCTCCCCCGCCCCGGGGGCCACGGTGTCGGGCACGGTGAGCGTCCAGGTGTCCGTCCAGGACAACCGGCGACTGGGCCACCAGGAGCTGTTCGTGGATGGCCAGCTCGCCGTGACCGGCCCCTACGCGGGGGACTCCCTGTCCTGGAACACCTCCACGTCCTCGAACGGGAGCCATGTGCTCGTGCTCCGGGCCCATGACGCCGCGGGCAACTCGACGGACTCCGCGCCCGTGCAGCTCACCGTCGCCAACGCGCCGCCCGCCCAGGGCGCGCTCGCCACCTACGACTCCACGCGCAAGGCGCCGGGGTGCCTGACGCCGGGCCAGGCCTCGTGTGACTCGGGGGCGCTGCTCAACGGCCGGGGCGCCCTCGGCCCCGAGTCCAACGCCCCCAACACCCTCTTCTCCTCCTGCGCGGACAACTCCTCGGGCACCTACCACTCCGACGAGTCCCTGGACCGGCTCAAGGTCATCACGGTGGATGGCACGCCACTGGCGGCGGGCAAGACGGTGCGCATCGAGGCCACCGTGTGGGCCTACTCCAGCAGCTCGGATGCACTGGACCTGTACACCGCCCCCAACGCCAACAGTCCGACGTGGACCTTCCTCACCACGCTCGTGCCGCCCGGCACGGGAGCCCGGACCCTGTCGGCGACCTACACCCTGCCGAGCGGCGCGCTCCAGGCCGTGCGCGGCGTGTTCCGCTACGGGGGCACGAAGAGCGCCTGCGCGCAGGCGAGCTACCGGGACCACGATGACCTGTTCTTCGCGGTGCAGTAG
- a CDS encoding aminotransferase class V-fold PLP-dependent enzyme, with amino-acid sequence MDRRDFLRTGLALGGAALATTTAPGCATATAAVTPEAPPAAPPAAESWEALRAEFDLTHDEVHLSNFLLAPHPRSVRESIEVYRRAFDTNPVKALKQYYPQADLEVAQAIARYLEVKPEEIGLTESTTVGLGLVYSGLRLSEGEEILTSTHEHYSTDKSLLLRAERTGARVRRIPLYTEPESVTEEGLVRAVLDALTPRTRYLAMTWVHSGSGVKLPLRALSEALARVNAGRGEAERVLLCVDGVHGLGAEAESVASLGCDFFMAGCHKWMFGPRGTGFVWGRTAAWGRVVPSVPTFFSPTVRMWAQDIPAQEVAPGPQIAPGGFHAFDHRWSMGKAFELHERLGRARVAERVHALNRQAKEGLAAMKHVRVRTPMADALSSGITCFEVAGHTPAEVVHHLGDKGIVASVSPYVTKYVRLAPGVLNTPADVDAALREIRALG; translated from the coding sequence ATGGACCGTCGGGATTTCCTGCGCACCGGCCTCGCGCTCGGGGGCGCCGCGCTCGCGACCACCACCGCCCCGGGGTGTGCCACCGCCACCGCCGCCGTCACCCCCGAGGCGCCGCCCGCCGCGCCTCCGGCCGCCGAGTCGTGGGAGGCCCTGCGCGCCGAGTTCGACCTGACCCACGACGAGGTCCACCTGAGCAACTTCCTGCTCGCCCCGCATCCCCGGAGCGTGCGCGAGTCCATCGAGGTGTACCGCCGGGCCTTCGACACCAACCCCGTCAAGGCGCTCAAGCAGTACTACCCCCAGGCGGACCTGGAGGTGGCCCAGGCCATCGCCCGCTACCTGGAGGTGAAGCCCGAGGAGATCGGCCTCACCGAGAGCACCACCGTGGGCCTGGGCCTCGTCTACTCGGGCCTGCGGCTGTCCGAGGGCGAGGAGATCCTCACCTCCACCCACGAGCACTACTCCACGGACAAGTCCCTGCTCTTGCGCGCCGAGCGCACCGGCGCCCGCGTGCGGCGCATCCCCCTGTACACCGAGCCCGAGTCCGTCACCGAGGAGGGCCTGGTGCGCGCGGTGCTCGACGCCCTCACGCCCCGGACACGCTACCTGGCGATGACCTGGGTGCACTCGGGCTCGGGGGTGAAGCTGCCCCTGCGGGCGCTCTCGGAGGCCCTGGCCCGGGTGAACGCCGGACGCGGCGAGGCCGAGCGCGTGCTGCTGTGCGTGGACGGGGTGCACGGGCTCGGGGCCGAGGCGGAGAGCGTGGCCTCGCTCGGCTGCGACTTCTTCATGGCCGGCTGCCACAAGTGGATGTTCGGCCCCCGGGGCACGGGCTTCGTCTGGGGCCGGACGGCCGCCTGGGGCCGGGTGGTGCCGTCCGTGCCCACCTTCTTCTCGCCCACCGTGCGCATGTGGGCCCAGGACATCCCCGCGCAGGAGGTGGCCCCCGGGCCGCAGATCGCTCCGGGCGGGTTCCACGCCTTCGATCACCGCTGGTCCATGGGCAAGGCCTTCGAGCTGCACGAGCGCCTGGGCCGCGCGCGCGTGGCGGAGCGGGTGCACGCGCTCAACCGTCAGGCCAAGGAGGGCCTCGCGGCGATGAAGCACGTGCGGGTGCGCACCCCCATGGCCGATGCGCTCTCCTCGGGCATCACCTGCTTCGAGGTGGCGGGCCACACCCCCGCCGAGGTCGTCCACCACCTGGGGGACAAGGGCATCGTCGCCTCGGTGTCCCCGTACGTGACGAAGTACGTGCGGCTGGCCCCCGGGGTGCTCAACACGCCCGCGGACGTCGACGCGGCCCTGCGGGAGATCCGCGCCCTGGGGTGA
- the nth gene encoding endonuclease III, with protein MTPAKTAQAVLARLHTAHPDARYELNWTTPFELLVATILAAQCTDERVNRVTATLFQKYPGGPRALAEADTAGLEEDLKPTGFYKQKTKSVQAMSQALLRDFRGEVPRTVEELTTLPGVARKTANVVLNTAFRLPSGIIVDTHVARVSQRLGLAKKKKPEDIEQELMKLVPQAEWTFFGPALVLHGRYTCTARKPQCPTCALAEVCPRLGVEA; from the coding sequence ATGACCCCCGCAAAGACGGCGCAGGCCGTGCTCGCCCGCCTCCACACCGCGCACCCGGACGCCCGCTACGAGCTGAACTGGACGACGCCCTTCGAGCTGCTCGTGGCCACCATCCTGGCGGCCCAGTGCACGGACGAGCGCGTCAACCGCGTCACCGCGACGCTGTTCCAGAAGTACCCGGGGGGCCCCCGGGCCCTGGCGGAAGCGGACACCGCGGGGCTGGAGGAGGACCTCAAGCCCACGGGTTTCTACAAGCAGAAGACGAAGTCGGTGCAGGCCATGAGCCAGGCGCTGCTGCGCGACTTCCGGGGCGAGGTGCCCCGAACGGTGGAGGAGCTCACCACCCTGCCCGGCGTGGCGCGCAAGACGGCCAACGTGGTGCTCAACACGGCCTTCCGCCTGCCCTCGGGCATCATCGTGGACACCCACGTGGCGCGCGTGAGCCAGCGCCTGGGGCTCGCCAAGAAGAAGAAGCCCGAGGACATCGAGCAGGAGTTGATGAAGCTCGTGCCCCAGGCCGAGTGGACCTTCTTCGGCCCCGCCCTGGTGCTCCACGGCCGCTACACCTGCACGGCGCGCAAGCCCCAGTGCCCCACCTGCGCGCTGGCGGAGGTGTGCCCGAGGCTCGGCGTGGAGGCGTGA
- a CDS encoding DUF808 family protein has translation MAGSSLLALLDDIATILDDVAVMTKVAAKKTAGVLGDDLALNAQQVTGVKADRELPVVWAVAKGSMVNKAILVPAALAISAFAAWAVTPLLMVGGLYLCFEGVEKLAHKFLHSDEEAEAHHQQRVQAMADPQVDLVAMEKEKIKGAVRTDFILSAEIIAIALGVVAVETFTEQALVLVSIAVVMTVGVYGLVAGIVKLDDAGLALTRRPGAASRKVGALILKGAPWLMKGLSVAGTAAMFLVGGGILTHGIAVLHHGIEGLAHRAGEVPGVGGLLGVLTPMLANAVVGIVAGSLALGVVMAVQRLRGGKAKAA, from the coding sequence GTGGCCGGATCCAGTCTGCTCGCCTTGCTCGATGACATCGCCACCATCCTCGATGACGTGGCGGTGATGACCAAGGTGGCGGCGAAGAAGACCGCGGGCGTGTTGGGCGACGATCTGGCGCTCAACGCCCAGCAGGTCACCGGCGTGAAGGCCGACCGGGAGCTGCCGGTGGTCTGGGCCGTGGCCAAGGGCTCCATGGTGAACAAGGCCATCCTGGTGCCCGCGGCGCTGGCCATCAGCGCGTTCGCGGCCTGGGCGGTGACGCCCCTGTTGATGGTGGGCGGTCTCTACCTGTGCTTCGAGGGCGTCGAGAAGCTGGCGCACAAGTTCCTGCACAGCGACGAGGAAGCCGAGGCGCACCACCAGCAGCGCGTCCAGGCCATGGCGGATCCCCAGGTGGATCTGGTGGCGATGGAGAAGGAGAAGATCAAGGGCGCGGTGCGCACCGACTTCATCCTCTCCGCGGAGATCATCGCCATCGCGCTGGGCGTCGTGGCGGTGGAGACCTTCACGGAACAGGCGCTGGTGCTGGTGTCCATCGCGGTGGTGATGACGGTGGGCGTGTATGGCCTGGTGGCGGGCATCGTCAAACTGGACGACGCGGGGCTCGCGCTCACCCGTCGGCCCGGGGCGGCGTCGCGCAAGGTGGGCGCGCTCATCCTCAAGGGCGCGCCGTGGCTCATGAAGGGCCTGTCGGTGGCGGGCACGGCGGCCATGTTCCTGGTGGGCGGCGGCATCCTCACCCACGGCATCGCCGTGCTGCACCATGGCATCGAGGGACTGGCGCACCGCGCGGGCGAGGTGCCGGGCGTGGGCGGACTGCTCGGGGTGCTCACGCCGATGCTGGCCAACGCGGTGGTGGGCATCGTGGCGGGCAGCCTGGCGCTGGGCGTGGTGATGGCCGTCCAGCGGCTGCGCGGTGGCAAGGCCAAGGCCGCCTGA
- a CDS encoding sensor histidine kinase yields the protein MSLPRLSFPSNPLTDVQRRWRLSWLFAVAMTLLYPLDRWMLGRPSPETLVLRIAWGLEVLAVMWLRGRLQARWSTWADSLQTVLASAFFVGLIFLTGGTQSPYVGSTASVPLVIALVFTETAMPAVLSGAVCLLGLVLMGGLEGHPEGLLGWYVLVVSSTFFGTLGAIRFRKAQASEAQVLIERARREALEKLTVAERHRTQAEKLATVGRLAANVMHEINNPLAFVRSNLDYLRAELLAHLPESVREEAREVFDETHVGVERIQRIVTDLKGFSRMDGEEPAECVLADVVTDAAMLAAVRLRNVARLRVEVPPGLPEVIAAPRRLAQVVLNLLVNAGDALEEARVPEGEVRISGGVENGRVVLLVEDNGPGFAPEVLPRLFEAFFTTKGPEKGTGLGLNLSREMVERFGGTIRAENRPEGGARVRLELAVRPSAEAREGVS from the coding sequence GTGTCGCTTCCTCGTTTGTCCTTCCCGTCCAATCCCCTGACAGACGTCCAACGGCGCTGGCGGTTGTCCTGGCTGTTCGCCGTGGCGATGACCCTGCTCTATCCCCTGGACCGCTGGATGCTCGGGCGCCCGAGCCCGGAGACCCTGGTGCTGCGGATCGCCTGGGGCCTGGAGGTCCTGGCCGTCATGTGGCTGCGGGGACGGCTCCAGGCGCGCTGGAGCACCTGGGCCGATTCACTCCAGACCGTGCTGGCGTCCGCCTTCTTCGTCGGGCTCATCTTCCTGACGGGCGGCACCCAGAGCCCCTACGTGGGCTCCACGGCGAGCGTGCCCCTGGTGATCGCGCTCGTCTTCACGGAGACGGCGATGCCCGCCGTGCTCTCCGGCGCGGTGTGTCTGTTGGGCCTGGTCCTCATGGGGGGGCTGGAGGGCCATCCCGAGGGGCTCCTGGGCTGGTACGTGCTGGTGGTGAGCTCCACCTTCTTCGGCACGCTCGGGGCCATCCGCTTCCGCAAGGCCCAGGCCAGCGAGGCCCAGGTGCTCATCGAGCGCGCCCGGCGCGAGGCCCTGGAGAAGCTCACCGTGGCCGAGCGGCACCGGACCCAGGCGGAGAAGCTGGCCACGGTGGGGCGGCTGGCGGCCAACGTCATGCACGAAATCAACAACCCGCTGGCCTTCGTGCGCTCCAACCTGGACTACCTGCGCGCCGAGCTGCTCGCCCATCTGCCCGAGTCCGTGCGGGAGGAGGCCCGCGAGGTCTTCGACGAGACGCACGTGGGCGTGGAGCGCATCCAGCGGATCGTCACGGATCTCAAGGGCTTCTCGCGCATGGACGGGGAGGAGCCCGCGGAGTGCGTGCTGGCGGACGTGGTGACGGACGCGGCGATGCTGGCGGCGGTGCGGCTGCGCAACGTGGCCCGGCTGCGCGTGGAGGTGCCTCCGGGGCTGCCCGAGGTGATCGCCGCGCCGCGCCGGCTGGCGCAGGTGGTGCTCAACCTGCTGGTGAACGCGGGAGACGCCCTGGAGGAGGCGCGGGTGCCCGAGGGCGAGGTGCGCATCTCGGGCGGCGTGGAGAACGGGCGGGTGGTGCTGCTGGTGGAGGACAACGGCCCGGGCTTCGCTCCCGAGGTGTTGCCGCGGCTCTTCGAGGCCTTCTTCACCACGAAGGGGCCGGAGAAGGGCACGGGGTTGGGGCTGAACCTGTCGCGCGAGATGGTGGAGCGCTTCGGGGGGACGATCCGCGCGGAGAACCGACCCGAGGGCGGCGCCCGGGTGCGCCTGGAACTGGCCGTCCGTCCATCGGCGGAGGCCCGGGAGGGAGTGTCATGA
- a CDS encoding SRPBCC family protein, whose product MSRFIERIQIRCPRERVFAYTQDYGQRLVWDTFLREARLVEGASRVDVGVRAWCVSRYGLGMETEYVSFDPPAVTAVKMTRGPWMFASFAGSWRFDAVDADTTTTTFTYAFTLRAPLRPFTALVRFILVRNVRERLRDLKARLEAAL is encoded by the coding sequence ATGAGCCGCTTCATCGAGCGCATCCAGATCCGCTGCCCCCGGGAGCGCGTGTTCGCCTACACGCAGGACTACGGGCAGCGGCTCGTCTGGGACACGTTCCTGCGCGAGGCCCGCCTGGTGGAGGGGGCCTCGCGGGTGGACGTGGGCGTCCGGGCATGGTGCGTGTCACGGTACGGGCTGGGCATGGAGACGGAGTACGTCTCCTTCGACCCGCCCGCCGTCACGGCGGTGAAGATGACCCGGGGGCCCTGGATGTTCGCGTCCTTCGCGGGCTCCTGGCGGTTCGACGCGGTGGACGCCGACACGACGACCACCACGTTCACCTACGCCTTCACCTTGAGGGCCCCGCTGCGCCCGTTCACGGCCCTGGTGCGATTCATCCTGGTACGCAACGTGCGGGAGCGGCTGCGCGACCTCAAGGCCCGCCTGGAGGCGGCGCTCTGA